Proteins encoded together in one Neobacillus sp. FSL H8-0543 window:
- the rpoC gene encoding DNA-directed RNA polymerase subunit beta': MLDVNNFEYMKIGLASPDKIRSWSFGEVKKPETINYRTLKPEKDGLFCERIFGPTKDWECHCGKYKRVRYKGVVCDRCGVEVTRAKVRRERMGHIELAAPVSHIWYFKGIPSRMGLVLDMSPRALEEIIYFASYVVTESGDTALDRKQLLSEKEYRAYREKYGTKFQAAMGAEAIKKLLSDIDLNKEVEALKEELKTAQGQRRTRAIKRLEVLEAFRGSGNEPSWMVLDVLPVIPPELRPMVQLDGGRFATSDLNDLYRRVINRNNRLKRLLDLGAPSIIVQNEKRMLQEAVDALIDNGRRGRPVTGPGNRPLKSLSHMLKGKQGRFRQNLLGKRVDYSGRSVIVVGPNLKMYQCGLPKEMALELFKPFVMKELVEKGLAHNIKSAKRKIERVSPDVWDVLEDVIREHPVLLNRAPTLHRLGIQAFEPTLVEGRAIRLHPLVCTAYNADFDGDQMAVHVPLSSEAQAEARLLMLAAQNILNPKDGKPVVTPSQDMVLGNYYLTLEREGAIGEGMVFKDTNEALIAYQNGYVHLHTRVAVYAGSLDNETLTEEQNKKLLITTVGKLVFNEILPKSFPYINEPTRHNLEVETPEKYFVEKGEDVLARIKEMPLIDPFKKKILGNIIAEVFKRFKITETSKMLDRMKDLGFKYSTKAGITVGVADIVVLEEKQVILDEGQNKVDNVMKQFRRGLITEEERYDRVIAIWSQAKDTIQGKLMKSLNKSNPIFMMSDSGARGNASNFTQLAGMRGLMANPAGRIIELPIKSSFREGLTVLEYFISTHGARKGLADTALKTADSGYLTRRLVDVAQDVIVRDDDCGTDRGLLIKSLKDGTEVIESLEERLIGRYARNAIKHPDTNKVIVPENGLITEELAETIVGSGIEEVKIRSAFTCNTRHGVCKKCYGRNLATGQEVEVGEAVGIIAAQSIGEPGTQLTMRTFHTGGVAGDDITQGLPRIQEIFEARNPKGVAVISEIDGVVVGINEGKDRQHEIVVQGEVESRTYNAPYTARVKVAVNDKIERGQELTEGSIDPKELIKVKDVNAVQEYLLREVQKVYRMQGVEIGDKHVEVMVRQMLRKVRVVDAGETNVLPGTLLDIHQFTDANEKALLSGKLPATGRPVLLGITKASLETDSFLSAASFQETTRVLTDAAIKGKRDELLGLKENVIIGKLVPAGTGMPRYRKAEPVLRDTTSEETVTID; this comes from the coding sequence TTGCTGGATGTTAATAATTTTGAGTATATGAAGATTGGTCTTGCATCACCGGATAAAATCCGTTCGTGGTCGTTTGGAGAAGTAAAAAAGCCTGAAACGATTAATTATCGTACATTAAAGCCTGAAAAGGATGGTTTATTCTGTGAGAGAATTTTTGGTCCAACAAAGGACTGGGAATGTCACTGCGGAAAATATAAACGTGTAAGATACAAGGGCGTTGTTTGTGATCGATGTGGCGTTGAGGTAACGCGTGCGAAAGTTCGCCGCGAACGTATGGGTCATATTGAGCTTGCTGCCCCGGTTTCGCATATTTGGTACTTTAAAGGAATTCCAAGTCGAATGGGACTAGTTTTAGATATGTCACCGCGAGCTTTGGAGGAAATTATTTACTTTGCGTCCTATGTAGTAACGGAATCCGGTGATACTGCCCTTGATAGAAAACAACTCTTATCTGAAAAAGAATATCGGGCATATCGGGAAAAGTACGGAACTAAGTTCCAAGCTGCCATGGGTGCTGAAGCAATTAAAAAGCTTCTTTCAGATATCGATCTAAACAAGGAAGTTGAAGCGCTAAAGGAAGAATTAAAAACGGCACAAGGACAGCGTCGTACACGTGCAATTAAGCGCCTTGAGGTTTTAGAGGCATTCCGCGGTTCTGGAAATGAACCATCGTGGATGGTTCTTGATGTGCTTCCTGTAATTCCGCCGGAACTTCGTCCAATGGTTCAATTGGATGGCGGAAGATTTGCAACTTCTGACTTAAACGATCTTTACCGCCGTGTGATTAACCGGAACAACCGCTTAAAGCGTTTATTAGATCTTGGAGCACCTAGCATAATTGTACAAAACGAGAAGCGGATGCTGCAAGAAGCAGTAGATGCACTGATTGATAATGGGCGCCGCGGCCGACCGGTAACGGGACCAGGTAACCGTCCGTTAAAATCACTTTCACATATGTTAAAAGGTAAACAAGGACGTTTCCGTCAAAACCTGCTCGGTAAACGCGTTGATTACTCTGGCCGTTCAGTAATCGTCGTTGGTCCAAATTTAAAAATGTATCAATGTGGTCTTCCAAAGGAAATGGCTCTTGAACTATTTAAGCCATTTGTAATGAAAGAGCTAGTTGAAAAAGGTTTAGCGCATAATATTAAATCTGCAAAACGAAAGATCGAAAGAGTATCTCCAGATGTCTGGGATGTACTTGAAGATGTCATTCGTGAGCATCCAGTTCTATTAAACCGTGCCCCAACGTTACACAGACTAGGGATTCAGGCGTTTGAACCGACCCTCGTTGAAGGAAGGGCAATCCGTCTTCATCCACTTGTATGTACAGCATACAACGCGGACTTTGATGGTGACCAAATGGCGGTTCACGTACCGCTTTCGTCAGAAGCACAAGCAGAAGCAAGACTTTTAATGTTGGCAGCTCAAAATATTTTGAACCCTAAAGATGGAAAACCTGTTGTTACACCTTCTCAGGATATGGTGCTAGGTAACTACTACCTAACACTTGAGAGAGAAGGCGCTATTGGCGAGGGTATGGTCTTTAAGGATACAAATGAAGCATTAATTGCCTATCAAAATGGCTATGTCCATCTGCATACGCGTGTGGCTGTCTACGCTGGCTCACTTGATAACGAAACATTGACTGAAGAACAAAACAAAAAGCTGCTAATTACAACTGTTGGTAAACTTGTGTTTAATGAAATTCTTCCGAAGTCTTTTCCGTATATCAATGAACCGACTAGACACAACCTTGAAGTCGAAACACCTGAAAAGTATTTCGTTGAAAAAGGTGAAGATGTCTTAGCAAGAATTAAAGAAATGCCATTGATTGATCCATTCAAGAAGAAAATACTTGGAAACATCATCGCAGAGGTATTTAAAAGATTTAAAATTACAGAAACATCTAAAATGCTAGATCGCATGAAGGACCTAGGATTTAAATATTCTACAAAAGCTGGTATCACTGTTGGTGTGGCCGACATCGTAGTACTTGAAGAAAAACAAGTAATTCTAGATGAAGGTCAAAATAAAGTGGATAACGTCATGAAACAATTTAGACGTGGTTTAATTACTGAAGAAGAGCGTTATGACAGAGTTATCGCTATTTGGAGTCAAGCAAAAGATACTATTCAAGGAAAACTAATGAAGTCCCTGAATAAATCCAATCCAATTTTTATGATGAGTGATTCAGGTGCCCGTGGTAACGCATCTAACTTTACTCAGCTTGCGGGTATGCGTGGTCTGATGGCTAACCCGGCAGGACGGATTATCGAATTACCAATCAAATCAAGTTTCCGTGAAGGCTTAACAGTTTTAGAGTACTTTATTTCCACGCATGGTGCCCGTAAAGGTCTTGCGGATACGGCTCTAAAAACGGCTGACTCTGGTTACTTAACACGTCGACTGGTTGATGTTGCACAAGATGTAATTGTACGTGATGATGATTGTGGAACAGATCGCGGTTTACTAATCAAATCCCTAAAGGATGGCACTGAAGTAATTGAATCATTAGAGGAGCGTTTAATCGGACGATATGCACGAAATGCGATTAAACATCCAGATACAAACAAAGTAATAGTACCTGAAAATGGTCTTATTACAGAAGAGCTGGCAGAAACGATTGTTGGCTCAGGAATTGAAGAAGTAAAAATACGCTCAGCGTTTACATGTAATACTCGTCATGGAGTATGTAAAAAATGTTATGGACGTAACTTAGCTACTGGTCAAGAGGTTGAAGTTGGAGAAGCGGTAGGTATTATTGCTGCCCAATCAATCGGTGAACCAGGAACACAGTTAACCATGCGTACTTTCCATACCGGTGGAGTTGCAGGTGACGATATTACTCAAGGTCTTCCGCGTATTCAGGAAATCTTTGAGGCACGTAATCCTAAAGGGGTTGCTGTTATTTCAGAAATCGATGGTGTTGTGGTAGGTATTAATGAGGGCAAAGATCGCCAACACGAGATTGTGGTCCAAGGTGAAGTTGAGTCCCGGACGTATAATGCTCCATATACAGCTCGAGTAAAAGTAGCAGTAAACGACAAAATAGAACGCGGTCAAGAATTAACCGAGGGTTCTATTGACCCTAAAGAATTAATTAAGGTAAAAGATGTTAATGCTGTTCAAGAATATTTATTACGTGAGGTTCAAAAGGTTTATCGTATGCAGGGTGTTGAAATTGGTGATAAGCACGTTGAAGTAATGGTTCGTCAAATGCTTCGTAAGGTTCGTGTTGTAGATGCGGGCGAAACAAATGTACTTCCTGGTACACTGCTTGACATCCACCAATTTACAGATGCAAACGAAAAAGCTTTATTAAGCGGGAAACTACCTGCTACTGGACGTCCGGTATTACTTGGAATTACAAAAGCATCACTAGAAACAGATTCATTCTTATCCGCTGCGTCCTTCCAAGAAACAACAAGAGTTCTTACAGATGCTGCTATAAAAGGTAAACGTGATGAATTACTAGGATTGAAAGAAAATGTTATCATCGGTAAACTTGTACCAGCAGGAACAGGAATGCCTCGCTATCGCAAAGCAGAGCCTGTTTTACGAGATACAACTTCCGAAGAAACAGTAACAATCGATTAA
- a CDS encoding 50S ribosomal protein L7ae-like protein: MSYEKVLQAQKIIIGTKRTVKALKDGYVRELIVANDAEPKVTALVVNQAHEMEVPIIYVDSMKKLGKACGIEVSASAVAIIR; the protein is encoded by the coding sequence ATGTCTTATGAAAAAGTATTACAGGCACAAAAGATTATTATAGGAACAAAACGCACAGTCAAAGCATTAAAAGACGGCTATGTCCGGGAGTTGATCGTTGCCAACGATGCTGAGCCCAAAGTTACAGCATTGGTTGTTAATCAAGCCCATGAAATGGAAGTTCCAATTATTTATGTTGACTCAATGAAAAAACTTGGGAAAGCATGCGGAATAGAAGTTAGTGCCTCAGCTGTTGCAATTATCCGTTAA
- the rpsL gene encoding 30S ribosomal protein S12 encodes MPTINQLVRKPRQSKEEKSKSPALNKGYNSFKKSQTNVTSPQKRGVCTRVGTMTPKKPNSALRKYARVRLTNGIEVTAYIPGIGHNLQEHSVVLIRGGRVKDLPGVRYHIVRGALDTAGVNNRMQSRSKYGTKRPKAPKK; translated from the coding sequence ATGCCTACTATTAACCAATTGGTGCGCAAGCCTCGTCAATCAAAAGAGGAGAAGTCAAAATCTCCAGCATTAAATAAAGGTTACAACAGCTTTAAAAAATCACAAACAAATGTAACTTCACCACAAAAACGCGGTGTATGTACTCGTGTTGGTACAATGACACCTAAGAAGCCTAACTCAGCGTTGCGTAAATATGCACGTGTACGTTTGACTAACGGTATTGAGGTGACTGCGTATATTCCTGGAATCGGACACAATCTTCAAGAACACAGTGTTGTTCTTATCCGTGGAGGACGTGTAAAGGATTTACCTGGAGTACGTTATCACATCGTACGTGGAGCTCTTGATACGGCTGGAGTAAACAACCGTATGCAATCACGTTCAAAATATGGTACTAAGAGACCAAAAGCACCTAAGAAATAA
- the rpsG gene encoding 30S ribosomal protein S7, which produces MPRKGPVAKRDVLPDPLYNSKLITRLINKMMVDGKRGKSQAILYSAFETIRERSGKEPMEVFEAALKNIMPVLEVKARRVGGANYQVPIEVRPDRRTTLGLRWLVNYARLRGEKTMEERLANEIMDAANSTGASVKKREDTHKMAEANKAFAHYRW; this is translated from the coding sequence ATGCCACGTAAAGGTCCTGTAGCAAAAAGAGATGTATTACCAGATCCATTATACAATTCTAAGCTAATTACTCGTCTAATCAACAAAATGATGGTTGACGGTAAAAGAGGTAAATCACAAGCAATACTTTATTCTGCATTTGAAACGATTCGTGAGCGTTCGGGTAAAGAACCAATGGAAGTTTTCGAAGCAGCGCTTAAAAATATCATGCCTGTATTAGAGGTAAAAGCACGCCGTGTTGGTGGAGCAAACTACCAAGTACCAATTGAGGTGCGTCCTGATCGTAGAACAACACTTGGTCTTCGTTGGTTAGTTAACTATGCGCGTCTTCGCGGTGAAAAAACAATGGAAGAGCGTTTAGCTAATGAAATCATGGATGCAGCAAATAGTACTGGCGCATCTGTTAAGAAACGTGAAGATACACACAAAATGGCAGAAGCAAACAAAGCGTTTGCTCACTATCGTTGGTAA